A DNA window from Helianthus annuus cultivar XRQ/B chromosome 15, HanXRQr2.0-SUNRISE, whole genome shotgun sequence contains the following coding sequences:
- the LOC110912404 gene encoding receptor-like protein kinase FERONIA, producing the protein MLAFSLPFLFVLLFSTTTSQPYIPTDQVFLNCGSSAAKYSNYERRHWDGDEHSKFVPSNITTTSFSSTPDNLDPSVPQIPYYTARIFDTCSFTYTFHVSSQGPKFLRLHFYPANYSGLNTEQSFFDVSSNGYSLLTNFSAFLAASFIKARSGAGMSGPQDLHVVKEFLIYVKDTQILNVTFTPSPNSYAFINGIEIVSMPENLYFNAKTPKLVNQYSGPIIDNDTTLENIYRLNMGGGEISGNDDTGMYRSWDQDNNYIYGAAIGLTPLYNNPIMYTTETPNYTAPELVYQTQRSMGNQSDKYNLTWILPVDSGYYYLLRLHFCNIIQQYTKLGQAVFTVFINNQTAEKEVDLFYWTNGSGFPAFMDYVIFVNNSGGHRSKQDLWLALHPNSNTDEYSDAYLNGLEAFKLSMNRNLSSPNPEHDPDHPLTSLLPAMRGNKKAPAFTTIIGVVGGCVVLVLFILILIVFRRQRRVKHHSTTTDKSSWGQTSSDTTLPSDRCRRFTLQEVKMATDEFNDNCSIGSGGFGKVYKGYMDNATTIVAIKRLNPSSSQGFHEFLTEIALLSKLRHVHLVSMIGYCEDDGEMILVYDYMAHGTLREHLYKTSNPPLPWKRRLDICIGAAKGLNYLHSMEKRAIIHRDVKSTNILLDENWVAKVSDFGLSKLGSKDPSKTYVSTLVKGSFGYIDPEYCRTKQLTEKSDVYSFGVVLFEVLCARPAIVQRVRDEQVNLAEWGKSCHRKGTLEKIIDPNLRGEIAPRCLRKFGEVASSCLHEIGSERPAMEEVVWGLEFALELQEAA; encoded by the coding sequence ATGTTAGCCTTCAGTTTACCATTCCTTTTTGTGCTCCTCTTCTCTACCACAACCTCACAACCATACATACCGACGGATCAGGTCTTCCTCAACTGCGGTTCATCCGCAGCTAAATATTCAAATTATGAACGGAGACATTGGGATGGTGACGAACATTCCAAATTCGTGCCTTCCAACATCACCACCACCTCCTTTTCATCCACCCCCGACAACCTTGATCCTTCTGTCCCCCAAATCCCTTATTACACTGCTAGAATTTTTGACACTTGTTCATTTACCTACACTTTTCATGTCTCCTCCCAAGGCCCCAAGTTCCTACGTTTACATTTCTATCCTGCCAACTACTCTGGTCTCAACACCGAACAATCTTTCTTTGATGTATCATCCAATGGATACTCTCTTTTAACCAACTTCAGCGCTTTCCTGGCTGCCTCCTTTATAAAGGCTCGATCTGGCGCTGGAATGAGCGGTCCACAGGATCTTCATGTTGTCAAAGAATTCCTCATCTATGTAAAAGACACACAAATCTTAAATGTTACCTTTACACCATCACCCAACTCATATGCCTTCATCAATGGTATTGAGATTGTTTCAATGCCTGAAAACCTGTATTTTAATGCCAAGACACCGAAACTCGTGAATCAGTATTCAGGACCCATTATTGATAACGACACCACACTTGAGAATATTTACAGGCTAAACATGGGTGGAGGAGAAATATCCGGTAACGATGATACTGGTATGTACAGGTCATGGGATCAAGATAATAACTACATATATGGAGCTGCAATTGGGTTGACGCCTCTTTATAATAATCCGATCATGTATACTACTGAAACGCCCAATTATACCGCTCCTGAGCTAGTTTATCAAACACAGAGGAGTATGGGCAATCAGTCTGACAAGTACAATCTGACTTGGATACTTCCTGTTGATTCTGGGTATTATTACTTGCTTCGGCTCCATTTTTGCAATATTATACAACAATACACAAAACTTGGTCAGGCTGTCTTTACTGTCTTTATAAATAATCAAACTGCTGAGAAGGAGGTTGATCTATTCTACTGGACTAATGGAAGCGGGTTTCCTGCATTCATGGATTACGTTATATTTGTCAACAATTCTGGTGGCCACCGAAGCAAGCAAGATTTGTGGCTTGCTTTGCATCCTAACTCCAACACTGATGAATATAGTGATGCTTATTTGAATGGTTTGGAAGCATTTAAGCTGAGCATGAACCGTAATCTTTCAAGCCCAAACCCGGAACATGATCCAGATCACCCACTAACAAGCCTTTTGCCTGCCATGAGAGGGAACAAGAAGGCTCCAGCATTTACCACAATAATTGGAGTGGTTGGTGGATGCGTTGTCTTGGTACTCTTTATCTTAATTCTTATAGTATTTCGACGACAAAGGCGAGTAAAACACCATAGCACCACAACCGATAAGTCATCATGGGGTCAAACTTCTAGTGATACAACACTGCCATCAGATCGCTGCCGTCGTTTTACACTACAAGAAGTCAAAATGGCTACAGATGAATTCAATGACAATTGTAGCATTGGTAGTGGAGGTTTCGGTAAGGTGTACAAAGGGTACATGGACAACGCTACAACAATCGTAGCAATCAAACGCCTCAACCCTTCATCCAGCCAGGGTTTTCATGAATTCCTAACAGAAATAGCGCTATTGTCTAAACTACGTCATGTCCATCTAGTGTCCATGATCGGATACTGTGAAGACGATGGAGAGATGATCCTTGTCTATGATTACATGGCCCACGGGACTCTAAGAGAACATCTCTACAAGACGAGCAATCCACCTCTGCCATGGAAAAGACGTCTTGATATTTGCATTGGCGCAGCCAAAGGCTTGAATTATCTGCACTCTATGGAAAAGCGTGCGATAATTCATCGGGATGTCAAGTCCACAAATATCTTACTGGATGAGAATTGGGTTGCTAAGGTGTCTGATTTCGGTTTGTCAAAGCTAGGTTCAAAAGATCCGTCAAAAACATATGTTAGCACGCTGGTGAAGGGAAGTTTTGGGTACATCGATCCTGAATATTGCCGGACCAAACAACTGACTGAGAAATCTGATGTGTACTCATTTGGAGTGGTTCTTTTTGAGGTGTTATGTGCAAGACCTGCTATCGTTCAACGAGTGAGAGATGAGCAAGTGAATTTGGCAGAATGGGGCAAGAGTTGCCATCGAAAGGGAACCTTAGAAAAAATCATTGATCCAAATCTTAGAGGTGAGATCGCTCCTCGGTGTTTGAGGAAGTTCGGAGAGGTGGCGAGTAGTTGCTTGCATGAGATAGGGAGTGAACGCCCTGCAATGGAAGAGGTGGTTTGGGGACTAGAGTTTGCACTGGAACTACAAGAAGCTGCTTAG